A single Pan troglodytes isolate AG18354 chromosome 19, NHGRI_mPanTro3-v2.0_pri, whole genome shotgun sequence DNA region contains:
- the LOC129137649 gene encoding large ribosomal subunit protein eL31-like yields MAPAEKDGKKKNGRSAINEVVTREDTINIHKRIHGVGFMKRAPRALKEIRKFDMKETATPDVCIDTRLNKAVWAKEIRNVPYRIRAWLSRKCNEDEDSPNKFYTLVTYVPVTMFKNLQTVNVDEN; encoded by the coding sequence ATGGCTCCCGCAGAAAAGGATGGCAAGAAGAAAAATGGCCGTTCTGCAATCAACGAGGTGGTGACCCGAGAAGACACCATCAACATTCACAAGCGCATCCACGGAGTGGGCTTCATGAAGCGTGCCCCTCGGGCACTCAAAGAGATTCGGAAATTTGACATGAAGGAGACGGCAACTCCAGATGTGTGCATTGATACCAGGCTCAACAAAGCTGTCTGGGCCAAAGAAATAAGGAATGTCCCCTACCGCATCCGTGCGTGGTTATCCAGAAAATGTAATGAGGATGAAGATTCACCAAATAAGTTCTATACTTTGGTTACCTATGTACCTGTTACCATGTTCAAAAATCTACAGACAGTCAATGTGGATGAGAACTAA